The segment CATCACCAGCCCCAAGGCTCTTAGTGTCTCTGAGACAGTCTGCCAAGATGTCCTGTGGATCCCTCAAGAACACCACTAAAACAGTGATGTTGTCATTGGATCCGTTTTCCTTTGCAGCAGCCACCAGTCTTTCTGCCGCTTTGAGACCCACTCCTTTGGTTTGCATTAAATGATCTAGGACCAAGTCTACAACCTCATATGGCTTGATAGCATCAAAGAATCCATCACAGGCTAGGAGCAAGTAATCTTCAGAACCAGTCAGCTCAAATGAATCTCCATCTGCATCGCCAGAGATGTAGGGTTTCTGACACACATCACCTAAgacaaacaatcaaaacaaagacTTTGTTACTTCAAATGTAAATGGTTCTTCATCCACACCTGCTTTCACCATCCTAAAGGACAGATGGATCATATTCCAGAGATACCTGATGCAGGACCAGAGTAGTAAAAAGCTATGGAATAATAAGCATAGAagggttttgtttcctttgagaACTCTTGGGGCCTACCTAAATCCAGTAATTTCTAAAGAGTTACTCTAATTCACGTCTTCCTAATTTTGcagggaaacaaaggaaattctTTCAAAGTTTATTctctttgaaatatatttatggaAGGAGATACTCAGGTCTTCATTTTACAAGCACACTTCTTGCACAGCCTCCAGAATGCTATGAAAATAAGATATTTCTTAGCTGTCCAGATATACAGCAAATTGCCACAAGAATCTGTTTGTTGTGCTTAGTTCATCAGTTTCGTAGACACAGTAATCAAATATGGGTTGCTATTGATCCAAATAATATTATACAAATTTATACTGATTTGCTTCTAGTCATATATTACAGTTATCTACTGTACTTGTCCAAGGTCTGTTCTCTTTTTGCCGTATCTTGTGAGTAGCAAAGCAACCTCGTTTAATAAGATTCTGGAATACTACAATTGAAGTGCCCTACATTGATGGATATATGCTATTTGAAGGAGGATGTGGTAATCTGATTTAAGAGCTGCAGTCAGGAGAAAGATAAAGTGGaccaaaaaaccacaacagacatttacacacaaatataaagaaagctagatgaactttatttatttatttatttttcctactttctCCACTTTTACATGTGAAATTCTCCAAGTTTGTTAAGCTACTGGAGAACAACACAGTGTCAGAGACATTCCAAGGAGCAAAAGCCTTAGAAGTATAAAATTTGAACTGTCAAGGCTAGCATGCAAGAGAGATGGTAAGAGTGGTTTACTGTTTGATTGATGCCAAGCAAAGTGTTATTTATAGTCATACAGTCTCAGATGATGCATTTTGATCAAATTTAACCTGAACTGTACTAATTCTGATGGTTTAATCTTACCAATTGCTCTGGAGACAGCTAAAGTACCATTAACCCGCCAGCAGTCCATATAGGTTACACAGCCACCCAGAGCCTCAATACGTGCTCTCTCATCCTGAAAAACAGTAGAATACAAATTTTATACTGAGAGTCTACTTGTGGTTTACTGACCTTATTGTTATTCATTCaagtaaaaaagacaaaacccaaAACCAAGCACTGCCTTAGCTTCTGTATTTATAGCATGAATAgagcaaataaatacatatcaGAATCTACTTCAGAAACATGCACTTAAtacaattatttattaattacttAATTAATTAACTTATTCCAATTATTGGAAACAATCCACCTACTTCCCAAACATGTCACAGcttgtccagaaaaaaaatcataaatattaaGTTTCTGTATCATCGTGTACCATATGAAAGAGTACCCTTCCTGTCACTTTCTTCTATCCCATACAGCTGGGTAAATATACGCATTTAGAATAAAAGACAAGACAGCTAGGCTATGTCACAATTAAATGTTGTGTTTGCATTGATACTACTTTAACTACTTCAGTTACTACAGATATTCATGCTATGAAGGCAGATGGTCACCCAATGCTATCTAAACTCAAAGGATCCCCACCAAATTTTGTGTAATAAAATTCCTGGCTATTTAAAATTTATAGGAACTTCAATATACTTCAAACTGGTTAGGCTAGCAGATTATCATTAGCTTTTGGATGACAGTATAGCATATTACGGAAGCCTTACGTGCTAGTtatgttaacattttaaatagctaTTAATCTCAAAGTCCATTTGTAACAGGCAGTTAGACATTCACAAAAAAATCCTGTGAAAGTTTTCTAATTACTATAAATTTTGAAAAGACAGTCTGAGTAGGAACTGAAGTCAAGCCTGCCAGTACCATTAGTACTTTGTAggaaacagcttttcaaaacacaggagtggatggaaaaaaaaaaagtcattctgtAAATCCTACCACACTACACAGAAGTATATAAAGCACAAAACATTTGAGCAGGCTCAATTCCAAAAGGTTTCAAGAGAGATTCTGacagcaaacacacaaaaagactTACTTCTCTCTCTGGTTTGTGAGGTTCCATTAATGTCACGGCATTTCCTTGCTGGACAAGCATTACCTGCGAGTCCCCCAGCCATGCTATGTGTAGCTTGTTCCCTACGATCAATGCAGATACACCTGTTGTACCACTCCGCAGCctctgcagaagaaagcaggCGTATTAGGTGAATACTCAACAAGCTCTGCTTGTTGGCAAAATTACAAACTTAAGCTTAattaaactgaaatgcagtgcagtagaCCTGTGATCATAACTCAAGTACCTGAAAAAGGTACATGATATCAGACAGATCTGAAATAAACTATTTATTCTAGCATACAGATAGCTGATACCGACTGTTACgttcttccctctctgctcttaGTTCCCAGACTGATCAGTTACTGCTAAACAAAAGATAACAGAAGAGTTCACATTACAAGCACTGTTACAATACTGTTACAATTACTGTTACTATAAACCATCCTTCCATTGTACAGATTTGAAGAAAGAACATTCATCATACCAACTTGATTCAAAGCAGACGGATAACACTGAAGAACTGAAGAGTCTGTTCTAGATCATTTTTATAACTATAGAATACATTTTCATCTTGCTACCACTTGCTACACACATTAAAGAtatgaagaaagaggaagaagatggtGACCACAgcatcagaaaaacagaaacctcTTTTGGAGGTAGGGAGTAGGACAACAGAACACCTAGAGACTAATTCCGGCAAAGAGGCAGCAGTGTTCTCTCAAATAATTGGTATGTCAGGATCACTTAAACCACATAACACTTCTTTTCAATCACTCATCTCAAACTTCCAAGCACTGTCATTTTGGTTTTcctcaaagaaagaaataatttgatcaaaataaaaccttttcatGTAGCATAATTTCATAAAGAAGTCAGCAATTCAAAGAAGCTATACTGCCAGAATTTTCTGGGTAATACCGTGTTGTCCAACAGTTCTTGCTGTTACTTAAATACAACGGAATTAATCTCTACCCACTCACCTCTCTTTtggctttgaaaagaaacatttcatctGTCTTCTGGAAAGAGCATTTCAAGGCCTTTGCTGGATTCTTAACAATCTCTTCATGTAGCCCAACATTTACATGTAAATGGGTTGCTGAATAATTGGCAGCATCCACTCCACCATGTCCATCAAATACCGCAAAGTAAGCGCGATCGATGTCATCCTtttgtggggagggagggagaagaaatataagtgttaaaaataaaatagttccTAAAGCAGTACCAGCAAGTAAGCAAAGATTCTCTATTCTGGGCTTTCTTCCATATGATGTTGCATAGGTAAAGGCAATTTAAATCAGTTTACCCATGTGCTAAATGGATAAAACGGGTAATTTACAGGGGCATTACTTTTCTTTGTTGCTTGTCATTTAATATCCTTGAATATTTTGGAATTGAAACAGCAGGCAGTTAGTTATGTAGTTCCACTGCCACTTCATTCATTGGCACTTGTCCTTGTTCAACTGCTGTTCTGTtcccagtcttttttttttatttttagttaaaactACCTAAAGTTACCCGAGTCACAAGAACATTACAACTCCAGCAACATAGCAATAGGTAACTTCCCATCTCTCTACATCACTTATAACATGAAACCCAGTCCCaagatctttctttttcagggCATTAGTTAGCCCCTAGCAAATGGGGCTAGTAAGCACTTACTTCAGCAGACATGATACACATGTTGTGGCTACAAATTCTTACCATTTCCCAGATCATCCATCACTAGATCACTCTGTTTATAGGAACATTGAAAAGCTAACAAATTGACCTCCCCAGTTTTGTCCAGACTTACTGATAAACCAAAGAGCTGATTAAACTCCGGGAGCAAAACATGTCGGTCCTCCATTTTCCGTCGAATGTTACGGATGGCATGGATGGAAACAAGCAGGAACCGCTTCAGTGGTCTCAGCGGTGGCAACTGCTTCTGCCATTCAAAGCAGACATCCCGAAGCTTGTTAAAGAAGCAGCGTTGCAGTGACTCTCCATCCAGCACTGacagaacaaagacaaaacagtaAGTTGTGTTTCATCATTTACCCCATCTTTCCTTCAAGTTTTTCTCCTTACAGCTGCATACCCATATCCACCACTCTGCCTTTACAAGCGCTGCAAGAATTAAAATAGGCTCCTGAGAATCATGTGGAAAGAAAGTGGCAATAATGGAGAACAGGGTACCATTAAGGACAAGAAAAGCTTCTTGTACTTACTGGTTGTCTTTCAAAAAGAGGCTCATTAAATAGGTAACTACATCAAAAAACAATCATAACATGGATCCAAAAATCAGTCTGGCAAGCTAGACATAAATGTGATTATTATGTAAGTAAAATGCACAAGGTATAGTGGTAGGAGTACATCcctacgaaaaaaaaaaagatcaagtgGGCAGAAATTCCAACTCAGTAACAGATTGCTGTTCTCTTTGACACAAGGGTTGAAAAAATATTAGCCAGGCTTTGGGTCAGGTTATGTCCTATTGAACCACTTCCACTGAAGCATCAAGGAAGTCTGAGAATATTTTATTGAGGTCAATAGCTCAACTCTTAGTTGGACAGAACAGAATCAAATTTTAATCTGTTGTCCGTATCTTTTTAAACACACAGGGCTGTAGAagaacagaaagacagaagaacaCCTCTGCAACTTTCCTGCTTTGTCATGACAGAGCAGAACCATAAAGACCTACTGAGCATAGTGTGAAAAGCTCCAGCCAGACACTCAAATCCTTTTCTGGATAGGTCCCAAAGATCAATTAATCCAAACTTATTCTTCATCAGACTGAATGATTTGGTTTTTGGCATTGTATCTAGCTTTGCAATGTAGCATCTCTCAGAATAGATAATAATTTGAAGTTCTGTTATTTATGAACCCTGCCTCAATGATAAATCAACTAACTccaaaaaacattgaaaaaaacacctatacagcaaaaataatatGCTGGCCACTAAAGCATTTCCTGAAGAACTGCAGTGCATGAACtatcttttctatttctgttttatccTTACTCCTACTAACACTGCTAGCATTAAAGCTTcctcagaatttattttataactCCTAGCTCtcaagcatttcttttcctcagcaaTGCTGGATGGCCATCTTCAGATGCATCTCTGGGCCTGGAGAATTGAAAGCTTAAGTTTAAGCACAGATCTTTGATTAGCAGTCACTAAATGTTATCCAAAATTACTTTTGATTTGCTCAATATACAGACATGAGCTGGCATAAAAACTTGTAAATACTAAGTCATCCCATATACAAATATAATTCAATAGGACAGTACCCTAAACAGCCTTGTCTACAGCTATTAGTCAAGACATTTACAGATGTATACTAATACTGACCAGAAGATTCAAACATACACTGCTGTTTAAATACCAAGCTTGTGAAATTTGACATAGACTTTAGTACCTTAATGCCAGAAATTTTTCTGTGGTGCACCACATCAAACAGTAGTATTCATATAGGTACACATACATACCTTACTCATATATAGTCACTTCTCTTTCATTCCAAGAATGCTTTTTGCCAGAGTTGTTACTGCAATGCAGGAAGAGAGTCCATAGTGTGCTGCAGCACAAGAAACATCTTTCTTCCTAGCTGTACAAATGCACACCAGTTCATGTGTGCAATAACGTATTACTGCTGCAGTTCACATCAAATATAATTACATGGGAGTCAATAATGAGGCTCAACAGAATGCAAGATGCTCTGATGACCAGTTGCCAGCTGctctgtgaaatatttgtgCTGAAAAACTACAGAATTATTACACGTGGGTTACAATAtgctattttgtattttcctatATAGGTTGCGTAGtacaaaaaaaagacacactACTGAAGCACATAGTCACAATGTGCACAATTCCCCCTGATGTAAGGAGAACAGTAAAGAAGGTAGTTTTATATCACTTTTGACAAGGGAAGATCTTACTGTGCCTTATGGTTGTTGCTGCAACCACAATATAGAACTTCTGTTTATGGAAGATCAGTACTTCAACGTCCTTCAGTTTCCCCTGCCCAAAGGTGTGCTCTAGCACTGCTGCACTAGCactacctttttattttctaacaatTGCAACGATTTAGTTGCACAAAGCTCTTCTTTTGTCCGCTCCTCATCTCAGGCAGCATCCTCTCCTCCAGGTGAGCTTAGCACTGAAGTTGGGGCGATCGCTCGCAGACCAACATGTAGAACACAGAGCACAGATATTGGGCCAGTAAGACTAACCTCAAAGTGATTACAAAAGGCACCCAAGGAGAACCTCTGAAGGCTTGCAGAACATACCCACAAGCGTATGGGTGGCAGTCAGGCATGCTGAGGGTCCAGCCCCACTGGGGGGCAGCAGAGGGTGCGATCCCACCGCCCCCAGCCCAATCCTGCTCTCCCTGGGAATCTCCGGAGGAAGAGAGACAGTGCATGTTGTTTAGACCCCAGCCAAGTTGATACGAAGCCAACTCTTCTCATGCACACTGCTAGAAACTCGCTAAATCTCTCCAGACATAGAAAGGCTACAACATCAGGCAAGGGAAGAAATATTGAGGGTGCAGCAGGATTTAATTGTGTTTTCCCACCCCGTTTCAGGTTTGTAAATGCATAATGAAGCAGGCTTCTCAAAAGCATTGTGTCCTGGCCATTACCAGAGCTCTGTTTGGAGATGCACCCTCTGTGGCACACTGAACTGCCTTTGAAGTCATCCTAGGGCAATGTAAGGACGAGGATTTCCCCTTACAGGATAGACTTGTTGTCAAAGACAtctctcttctccattttttaatcttcagctgCATCCTGCTCCGTTTATATTCTTGTCATTGGGACTGAAGGTTTAGTGAAGCCTAATGTTAAGTACTTCAGTGTGTAAATGCAATATGACCATCTGTTAGAGAAGGCTCAAACCCAGTACTCAATCACCACAGTCTGTTCTCCCCCTGATTTAGTCAGATAGGAGAAAATGCAAGCCTCAGGTAAAAGATACATGATTCAAATTCTTCATAATCCCATCTTCatgggagagggcagggagagaagagggaaTAATTGATAAAACACAGAGACTTGAGAAACTTGCCAAGAAAAAGACCTTTAGTTTTAAGATATTCAGGTTCTGGAGGGCCGAAAATCTAGTTTCCAAGAACAGACAAAAGCAACACGGAATACATGGATGAATTTAAGGTGTTACTATGGCTGCACAATAGCAATTGCGATGATGCCAACATCAGTGTATAACTAGCTAAAGTCAGTCTACCAAAGGAGATGGGGCACTTAGAAAATACAAGGTTATCAACTCCAGTTGCAAGTTGTGGTAGTTCATTGAGGAAAAGTTCTTAACTAGTTCAGTTCAGGAAGCACTGTGGACATACTCAGTCCTTAATTATTTTTGGGAAGAGAAACGCTCTTCCCTTTCCAGAAAACCAACCCACGTAATCAGTCTGGGGCTCGTGACACATTTGCACAGCTACCTTTTATTCCACAGATACCCAGCAAGAGCAAATCAAGTTCTGTTCACTACTGTTTGCAACACACCTAACCAAATATTCtgggaaacatttcaaaacactgaagtCTTCCAACAGACAGCCTCTGGGAAaaccacagaaggaaaaagtataCTTACAGGTGAACCTTTCCTCAtctccttctccctctgttTCCACActttgcttcttaaattcagtcAAGTCTGTTCGGAGAACTTCATCAACTGCAGCATGGATCAACGATGCTGCAAGAAGTGGTGAAAAACCTCTGCTGgtaagaaaaggaagcaaaagacaAACTACCATTAGTTTAAATTGAGCTACAACCTCACTGTTTATGACTGCTGACCTCAGCTCAGAATTAGAAAGCATTAAACACAATCAATAATTCCAACTTTATTAGTAAACTTGTAGAAGAAACCATATGTTTGATATTTATTCATAGAAACGTTCGGTGTGATCTTCACTTAGACAAGTGCTTTCTCAAGAATGCGGAGAAGTACATGAATCATGTTTTCAAACTGTTGCCTCCCACTTCAGCCACAGATGGTACGTTCAGCTCTCCGATGGGAATGGCTACCTCCAATTCCAGTCTCTGAATGCAACGTTTTCTTTCTATTCACTACAGAACACAGCTCACTTGCAGCCAACTGTCTCACCACAGGCAGTGTAGAGATCTCTGCATTGTGGCACACGTGCATCTCCAAAACGTTTACTTAGGACTGCAATTCCCTTCCCTCCACAAAAAAGTCATGCTCAGTACTAACCCACAAACCCGTCACGCTCGGTTTCTCCTGAAAGTTCTCCAAAGAAATCGCCTGGGAAGAAAGCGCAAAGGGTTGGCACCGGGGACTAGGCTAAGAAGAGACTCCAAGACCTGATATTCAACTGAAGCTTTCAGGTGAGCTTCTAGAAGACAGTAACACTACACAACCTACAAACTCTCCTTTTTACTCAATGTTTTACACAAGCTATCTGCTTTATCGAAACACATACTTGTTACAGTGCTTCTGAATCTGTGAAAAAATAAGCTCCATTCAACTTTAAAATGGGACTGCTAGAAAAATGAGTCTTTTATGTTCACTATATTCCCATGGCAGACACTAACAATTACAGTATGCGACACACATTCCAGACATTTTCCATGAGCACAATGAAGAATAAGCGTGGACATCCATAAAAAGAATTTTATCTGTTGTTCATGGAGTGTTTGATGCCCACAAAGCACCAAATTATGCAACCAAAGCAAATAACACATTAAGGCACCTGCAGCGAGTCAAGGACAAGCTGTTTTGCagggaaaca is part of the Anser cygnoides isolate HZ-2024a breed goose chromosome 17, Taihu_goose_T2T_genome, whole genome shotgun sequence genome and harbors:
- the PPM1F gene encoding protein phosphatase 1F isoform X5: MALGAEAAAAPLGAFLRDFPAPLGPGEPPPWGAAGSGALSRAEVPGALAELARSLLGGSRGFSPLLAASLIHAAVDEVLRTDLTEFKKQSVETEGEGDEERFTLLDGESLQRCFFNKLRDVCFEWQKQLPPLRPLKRFLLVSIHAIRNIRRKMEDRHVLLPEFNQLFGLSDDIDRAYFAVFDGHGGVDAANYSATHLHVNVGLHEEIVKNPAKALKCSFQKTDEMFLFKAKRERLRSGTTGVSALIVGNKLHIAWLGDSQVMLVQQGNAVTLMEPHKPEREDERARIEALGGCVTYMDCWRVNGTLAVSRAIGDVCQKPYISGDADGDSFELTGSEDYLLLACDGFFDAIKPYE
- the PPM1F gene encoding protein phosphatase 1F isoform X1 codes for the protein MALGAEAAAAPLGAFLRDFPAPLGPGEPPPWGAAGSGALSRAEVPGALAELARSLLGGSRGFSPLLAASLIHAAVDEVLRTDLTEFKKQSVETEGEGDEERFTLLDGESLQRCFFNKLRDVCFEWQKQLPPLRPLKRFLLVSIHAIRNIRRKMEDRHVLLPEFNQLFGLSDDIDRAYFAVFDGHGGVDAANYSATHLHVNVGLHEEIVKNPAKALKCSFQKTDEMFLFKAKRERLRSGTTGVSALIVGNKLHIAWLGDSQVMLVQQGNAVTLMEPHKPEREDERARIEALGGCVTYMDCWRVNGTLAVSRAIGDVCQKPYISGDADGDSFELTGSEDYLLLACDGFFDAIKPYEVVDLVLDHLMQTKGVGLKAAERLVAAAKENGSNDNITVLVVFLRDPQDILADCLRDTKSLGAGDDAQGSPFNFLSCEAAATQ
- the PPM1F gene encoding protein phosphatase 1F isoform X4, with the protein product MALGAEAAAAPLGAFLRDFPAPLGPGEPPPWGAAGSGALSRAEVPGALAELARSLLGGSRGFSPLLAASLIHAAVDEVLRTDLTEFKKQSVETEGEGDEERFTLLDGESLQRCFFNKLRDVCFEWQKQLPPLRPLKRFLLVSIHAIRNIRRKMEDRHVLLPEFNQLFGLSDDIDRAYFAVFDGHGGVDAANYSATHLHVNVGLHEEIVKNPAKALKCSFQKTDEMFLFKAKRERLRSGTTGVSALIVGNKLHIAWLGDSQVMLVQQGNAVTLMEPHKPEREDERARIEALGGCVTYMDCWRVNGTLAVSRAIGDVCQKPYISGDADGDSFELTGSEDYLLLACDGFFDAIKPYEGLNFLRRCESK
- the PPM1F gene encoding protein phosphatase 1F isoform X3, with the protein product MALGAEAAAAPLGAFLRDFPAPLGPGEPPPWGAAGSGALSRAEVPGALAELARSLLGGSRGFSPLLAASLIHAAVDEVLRTDLTEFKKQSVETEGEGDEERFTLLDGESLQRCFFNKLRDVCFEWQKQLPPLRPLKRFLLVSIHAIRNIRRKMEDRHVLLPEFNQLFGLSDDIDRAYFAVFDGHGGVDAANYSATHLHVNVGLHEEIVKNPAKALKCSFQKTDEMFLFKAKRERLRSGTTGVSALIVGNKLHIAWLGDSQVMLVQQGNAVTLMEPHKPEREDERARIEALGGCVTYMDCWRVNGTLAVSRAIGDVCQKPYISGDADGDSFELTGSEDYLLLACDGFFDAIKPYEGLNFLRRCESKVRMKES
- the PPM1F gene encoding protein phosphatase 1F isoform X2; the encoded protein is MALGAEAAAAPLGAFLRDFPAPLGPGEPPPWGAAGSGALSRAEVPGALAELARSLLGGRGFSPLLAASLIHAAVDEVLRTDLTEFKKQSVETEGEGDEERFTLLDGESLQRCFFNKLRDVCFEWQKQLPPLRPLKRFLLVSIHAIRNIRRKMEDRHVLLPEFNQLFGLSDDIDRAYFAVFDGHGGVDAANYSATHLHVNVGLHEEIVKNPAKALKCSFQKTDEMFLFKAKRERLRSGTTGVSALIVGNKLHIAWLGDSQVMLVQQGNAVTLMEPHKPEREDERARIEALGGCVTYMDCWRVNGTLAVSRAIGDVCQKPYISGDADGDSFELTGSEDYLLLACDGFFDAIKPYEVVDLVLDHLMQTKGVGLKAAERLVAAAKENGSNDNITVLVVFLRDPQDILADCLRDTKSLGAGDDAQGSPFNFLSCEAAATQ